Part of the Periplaneta americana isolate PAMFEO1 chromosome 4, P.americana_PAMFEO1_priV1, whole genome shotgun sequence genome is shown below.
CAGTAAGATGTGTCATGATGCCTAATGATATTAGGGCAAGATATCAAAACcagttattttgtaaaataattaggTACTGGTACCGTAACTTAAataatcaactttttttttttttgccgattGTAGCCTATAATTCTACAATTCTCAGTACTAGCAACTTCTATAACTCCACTTATGCAATCAGGCTGAATAATGACAAGTTCAGAGCCTTTCCATTTGAGGGAAAAGGGAGTTTAACTCTGTGAAAACTACGGACACCTGACTTTTGCAAGGGAGGAAATGACAAAGTGTGAAAGGAAATATGCATAAATTAAAGTGTTAAACGCATATATCAGATGCCCATAGTAATGAATGTTATGACTTCTTAATATAATAAAAGCACGGCTTATGTAGTGTGACTTAAGTTAAATATGTGTCCGTAACAGAACAATATCAAATGATAAGCTTCATGATTTGGCATTTGGAGTAAAATGAACTGTGAAGTTATTTTCTTTGCCAAGTGTAGGCCTAGGTACAGACTTATATCATGGTACTAGTATCTACAGGTACATTATTTCACATCAATTGGTTAGTATGAAAACAGCATTTAGGTTTTGTTTTTTTAACTGTGTAGGCTATCTGTGATAAATGGAATGCCCCTAATGCAATGTATTATAGATAATATACAAacccctgattgaggttctgtctgatatgtaggctacatctattatcagacagtacatctcacttgacgatatgtgttagaaacaattatttgtgtacatctgaagctTATCATTTGatactgaagtctgattagtgtaatatgttactagtcagcgatgtatgcactggagggggaaaggaactagcacTGTACTCCATTATCCccttgcttagttgcctcatgagtgatgccttattggtgtcacttatgagattcaagcCTGCCTTCGGACTGATGACTAAACAACACAGAGTACTTTGGTATCGGTATGGCTTATCACATAACCTCTTTCACAACCGGCGTTAGTATCCCGTTATAGCACGAAGGCTGTATTACAGGAAAGAAGTAAGTTAAATCCGATCATGTAAGACAGGGTGTCGACTAATTTCCAATGTAATCAACATTTTATCCATTTTTACATACACCATACAAAATCCTAATTTTGTACCAAAAGCAGAAAggttataaattatttcaaataaatcaAGAATTTACCGCTAGTATCCACGTTGAATGGAAAACCAAAAAGCCACAAATATAACGAATCATCATATTAACGTCGTAATATAcacaatttattgaaacagatgttCTACTCAAATTTTGTCACATAATTTTACAACCATGACAAACACGACGTCAAGTCGTACAATACAGTTGTAATCGAGATGTGCCTGTTCTACAAGACTACAAATTTGTAATGGTTACATTTGGTCATTCTATCGGAAACTGAACAAAAGAATTCTTTCCTTCGCGCGTCGTGTGTTCATTGCATTTTCCTGTTTACAGATAGCGGAGTAGTACAAAAGTTGAGACGTTTTTCTGTTGTTATTGGAAACTGTTGATATCAAAACATACGACTTATTGCCGAGAATTACAACGCTATGTGTTTTTAATATACATGCAGAAAtggagaaaatttttatttttgtaacattagtaGGGTTCTTTGTCAGTCAAGGTAAACTTAGTTGGATGGAAAACATTATATTAAGTAGGGTGTGGCAAATGACCTAACCTAAACAGAACAAACATTTGAGTTGAAActgtacaattattattttgtcaattattattttattattatcattgtcatttaTATGTTTCATTTCTCTTTCAGCACACTCTTGGTCTCCTTGGAGTCTTTATTGTTATCGGTGTGTGTCAACTCACCCAGGATGTGGAACTCCATTTAATTGGCTTTGGTACTGGGGTGAAGTATGCCCAGAAGATGATGACAAATGCGttaagataattgaaagaaaaggAGGTATGATTAACGATCTTCCTATAGTAATGTAGCTTGTATTGCTCAGCAAATAATAGCCTATATgaaatttcattatgtttatgTTTGTCCAGCGGAGACGATAATTACTCGAGAGTGCCTGAGTTCATTACGAAGTGTGAGGACTGATATTCCCGCAGATCATTATGAGGGTTGCAGACCTGCAGCTAAAGATGTTCGTCTTGCTCATTATGTAAACAACACCATTAAAGAACTTGATATTAGAAGGTAAGACTTTATGTTATTGTTGTAATGACTATGCGTACATATAGAACAGTATTGTCCAGAAAAGCcacaccaaagaaggcataattttcttttgtttcactgaCTTCTATGAGATGTATGTAATGATAAACATATGGCTTTAGGATACTTTCGGGGCGGGGGGGTAGAGGGGAAGGTAGGGTaccgtgttctggagtttatccctcAAGAGGTCAAGGACGCAATAGGCCTACTAGGTAAATTAACCATTTCCCTATTAATTCGTCCTTGACCTTACGAATGTTATGttggtaggcctaattattaagaAGTGGGGGGGGGTGGTGTGCTATGTAcaaaatgcattagaatatataggcctatttaagcaTCAGAGGATTTTTATGTTTAAAGTATTTGTGGATGCAAACTAAAACCTCGTCTTTGTCACTATATAGGTCTACATCACGCAGAAGCCAGTGAAGGAAAGAAAATTGTGCCATCTTTAGTGTAGCTTTTCTAGAAAATTTCCTCACTTTTTTCACATTGCGTACATCATGTGATAGGTTTATGTATATCATGCAGTTCTACTTCGAAAGGATCAGTAAAGTGTTTGAATAAAGAAAGTGgtagatttttaatttaactgtAATAATAGGATATTTACACACAAAgatttatactgtattttgatcagtttatttcttttatcacttctactgggtgttcagttcaaaatgtgtcatggctcactgtatgccgtcatgtggctagctgatgagtctagagaattcaatcttcctacacttccgcagaggtgtataacctaagaggcagagaagttgcctagcaagtatggcattcattctgaagagcaCGTACGGTAAcgcggtagtggcaggaatgtgaactgtttggaaatacgtactgtcgggatatggggagagagttaagacgattacttacgtatttgttgacattaacttcgacggtcaacatggacacagagcatttgatttgtgttgtggaatgttaccgtacgcaaccgatgataacaaatatcctgcatacgacttgccggcgcaaaacacagttcgaaagaggttatggtagcacacagaccgtacagaccgccatctgttgctacgacgttcaagttataccatacacgttctcaagttcagattgaagaatgccttaaataataggcaacttctctaacatataagctataactcgcttcaaatcggtgacccaacaacagtgacgtcatgacacactttgaaatgaacacccagtatttatttCTGTACTTAG
Proteins encoded:
- the crim gene encoding UPAR/Ly6 domain-containing protein crim, which gives rise to MEKIFIFVTLVGFFVSQAHSWSPWSLYCYRCVSTHPGCGTPFNWLWYWGEVCPEDDDKCVKIIERKGAETIITRECLSSLRSVRTDIPADHYEGCRPAAKDVRLAHYVNNTIKELDIRRDFYDDTTWCFCYFDNRCNSASTSVVSLSLIGGIILYSLNLL